Proteins co-encoded in one Methylobacterium sp. WL1 genomic window:
- the hrpB gene encoding ATP-dependent helicase HrpB: MAGPTSALPIEAALPELRRVLSARNAAVLVAPPGAGKTTRVPLDLLDAPWLEGRKIILLEPRRLAARAAAARMAQTLGEPVGERVGLRVRLGSKISARTRIEVVTEGVFTRMILDDPELAGIGAVLFDEFHERSLDADLGLAFACDAQGGLREDLRILVMSATLDGARVARLLGDAPVVASEGRAFPVETRYAERDPNRRIEDSVAEVTLRALRADPGSVLVFLPGQAEIRRTHDILAAKIGPEVQLAPLYGALTPAEQDRAVAPAPAGTRKVVLATSIAETSLTIEGVRIVVDSGLARVPVYEPGLGLTRLVTARASRASVDQRRGRAGRTEPGLCWRLWSEAGTNALEPFTRPEILSADLAGLLLDCAAWGVTDPGRLAFLDPPPAPALTEARTMLAALGALGADGRLTEVGTRLRALPLPPRLARMVTAAAGTGHARAAADLAAVLVERGLGGDGIDLDERVERFRRDRGTRAADMRRLAENWARIAGGAQHYAPEAAGLLLALAYPDRVARARGREGEFVMASGRAGRLDPASPLARETYLVIADLAGAAGNARILAAASIGADAIERLFSDRIEARTEVTFDSQAAALRARAVRRLGAVSLGERPLPVPADTASAEILASGIVGLGIDRLPWTPGLSQWRARVQFLHAAEGDTTWPDLSDAALGASAAAWLAPALVGRNSLAAITPDDLGGALQGLLPWQLRGRLDGEAPTHVEVPTGSRIPVDYTEAEPVLAVRVQELFGLDRHPTAGGRPLVLHLLSPAHRPIQITRDLPGFWRGSWAAVRAEMRGRYLRHPWPEDPLAEAPTRRAKPRGT, encoded by the coding sequence AACCTCCGCGCTGCCGATCGAGGCCGCACTCCCCGAACTGCGTCGGGTGCTATCCGCCCGGAATGCCGCCGTGCTGGTAGCGCCCCCCGGCGCCGGCAAGACCACGCGCGTCCCCCTCGACCTGCTCGACGCCCCCTGGCTCGAGGGGCGTAAGATCATCCTCCTTGAGCCGCGCCGCCTGGCGGCCCGGGCCGCCGCCGCCCGGATGGCGCAGACCCTGGGCGAGCCGGTCGGCGAACGGGTCGGCCTGCGGGTGCGGCTCGGCTCGAAGATCTCGGCGCGGACCCGGATCGAGGTGGTGACCGAGGGCGTGTTCACCCGCATGATCCTCGACGATCCGGAGCTCGCGGGCATCGGGGCCGTGCTGTTCGACGAATTCCACGAACGGTCCCTCGACGCCGATCTGGGCTTAGCCTTCGCGTGCGATGCACAGGGCGGCTTGCGCGAGGATCTGCGGATCTTGGTCATGTCCGCGACCCTGGATGGCGCCCGCGTCGCGCGGCTGCTCGGCGACGCCCCCGTGGTCGCGTCCGAGGGTCGGGCTTTCCCGGTGGAGACCCGGTACGCCGAGCGCGACCCGAACCGGCGGATCGAGGATTCGGTGGCCGAGGTCACGCTGCGGGCGCTCCGGGCCGATCCCGGGTCGGTGCTGGTGTTCCTTCCGGGACAGGCCGAGATCCGGCGGACGCACGACATCCTGGCCGCGAAGATCGGGCCGGAGGTCCAGCTCGCCCCGCTCTACGGCGCACTCACCCCGGCAGAGCAGGACCGCGCCGTCGCGCCGGCGCCGGCCGGTACCCGCAAGGTGGTGCTGGCCACCAGCATCGCCGAGACCTCGCTGACCATCGAGGGCGTCCGGATCGTGGTCGATTCCGGCTTGGCCCGCGTGCCGGTCTACGAGCCGGGCCTCGGCCTGACCCGGCTGGTCACCGCCCGGGCGTCGCGCGCCTCGGTCGACCAGCGCCGGGGGCGGGCCGGGCGGACCGAGCCGGGGCTGTGTTGGCGGCTGTGGTCGGAGGCCGGCACCAACGCGCTGGAGCCGTTCACCCGCCCGGAGATCCTTTCGGCGGACCTCGCCGGCCTGCTGCTCGACTGCGCCGCCTGGGGCGTGACCGATCCGGGCAGGCTCGCCTTTCTGGATCCACCGCCCGCCCCGGCGCTCACGGAGGCCCGCACCATGCTGGCCGCCCTCGGGGCGCTCGGCGCCGACGGTCGCCTGACCGAGGTCGGCACGCGACTGCGCGCCCTGCCGTTGCCGCCCCGGCTCGCCCGGATGGTGACGGCGGCGGCCGGAACCGGCCACGCCCGCGCCGCCGCAGATCTCGCGGCAGTTCTGGTCGAACGTGGGCTGGGCGGCGACGGCATCGACCTCGACGAGCGGGTCGAGCGCTTCCGGCGAGACCGAGGAACCCGGGCCGCGGATATGCGCCGCCTGGCCGAGAATTGGGCGCGGATCGCTGGCGGCGCGCAACATTACGCCCCGGAAGCCGCCGGCCTGCTGCTCGCCCTGGCCTATCCGGACCGGGTCGCCCGAGCCCGGGGACGGGAGGGCGAGTTCGTGATGGCGAGCGGCCGCGCCGGCCGACTCGATCCGGCGAGTCCACTCGCCCGGGAGACCTACCTGGTCATCGCCGACTTGGCCGGCGCCGCCGGCAACGCTCGCATCCTGGCGGCGGCTTCCATCGGTGCCGACGCGATCGAGAGGCTGTTCTCCGACCGGATCGAGGCGCGCACCGAGGTGACCTTCGATTCGCAGGCCGCCGCCCTGCGGGCCAGAGCGGTCCGGCGCCTGGGTGCGGTCAGCCTCGGAGAGCGGCCGCTGCCTGTCCCGGCCGACACCGCGTCCGCGGAGATCCTCGCCAGCGGCATCGTCGGCCTCGGGATCGATCGGCTGCCCTGGACGCCGGGACTGTCGCAATGGCGGGCCCGCGTGCAGTTCCTGCACGCCGCCGAGGGCGATACGACCTGGCCGGATCTCTCCGACGCCGCCCTCGGGGCCAGTGCCGCAGCTTGGCTGGCGCCGGCGCTCGTCGGACGCAACTCCCTCGCGGCGATCACCCCGGACGACCTCGGCGGCGCCCTCCAGGGCCTGCTGCCCTGGCAGCTCCGCGGCCGGCTCGACGGGGAGGCGCCGACCCATGTCGAGGTGCCGACCGGCTCACGCATCCCGGTCGACTACACCGAGGCCGAGCCTGTGCTGGCGGTCCGGGTGCAGGAATTGTTCGGCCTGGACCGCCATCCCACCGCGGGCGGCCGTCCCCTCGTGCTGCACCTGTTGTCGCCGGCGCATCGCCCGATTCAGATCACCCGGGATCTGCCGGGCTTCTGGCGCGGTTCCTGGGCGGCGGTGCGTGCGGAGATGCGCGGGCGCTACCTGCGCCATCCCTGGCCGGAAGACCCGTTGGCCGAGGCGCCGACCCGGCGGGCAAAGCCCCGTGGCACCTGA
- a CDS encoding PaaI family thioesterase has product MATDPTPFDPASEGWALVEDEGFIAHVGPLHVRAADGAYAFRAEQKHANLIGVVHGGMLMSFADRALGETAMRAADGANCVTIQLEMKFIDVGRLGDWLTVHPGVVKRTGSLVFMRGEIREGPRLVATADGVWKILRRKPG; this is encoded by the coding sequence ATGGCGACTGACCCGACACCCTTCGATCCTGCATCCGAGGGCTGGGCGCTGGTGGAGGACGAGGGTTTCATCGCCCATGTCGGCCCGCTCCATGTCCGCGCCGCGGACGGCGCCTACGCGTTCCGTGCGGAGCAGAAGCACGCCAACCTGATCGGGGTGGTCCATGGCGGCATGCTGATGAGCTTCGCCGACCGCGCGCTGGGCGAGACCGCGATGCGGGCCGCCGACGGCGCCAACTGCGTGACGATCCAGCTCGAGATGAAGTTCATCGATGTCGGCCGCCTCGGCGACTGGCTCACCGTGCACCCCGGGGTGGTGAAGCGCACCGGCTCCCTGGTCTTCATGCGCGGGGAGATACGCGAAGGCCCACGCCTGGTGGCGACAGCAGACGGTGTTTGGAAGATCCTGCGCCGCAAGCCCGGTTGA
- a CDS encoding SMP-30/gluconolactonase/LRE family protein, which translates to MLVGAGAALASTTAALGQPEPPSTVTDPPRDFRPGAAPTTYFTDPDVITVDPAFGPYVVPNSAIRRLWTGALWAEGPAWNSLGRFLIWSDIPNDRQMRWLEEDGHVGVFRSRSNNSNGNTFDRQGRQISCEHITRRVVRYELDGSATILADRFDGKPFNSPNDVEQHADGSYWFTDPPYGGLLYEGMPDEAGGPSNPQGRINPRLGQAAGIAVGKRALPNALYRIDPTGRIDQILTDAQVPNPNGLCFSPDHKTLYLSSTGKGPGDTGAGGKGEIYAFDVGDGPKLSNQRLFSDCVVDGVKCGPDGMRADVDGNLWVASNAGRAVGYNGVTVWSPQGKLIGRIRLPEVCDNLTFGGPKRNRLFMTASQSLYAVYVNTQGAGPA; encoded by the coding sequence ATGCTCGTCGGTGCTGGCGCAGCCCTTGCCTCGACCACGGCGGCTCTCGGTCAGCCGGAGCCGCCGAGCACCGTGACCGACCCGCCCCGCGACTTTCGTCCCGGCGCGGCCCCGACCACTTACTTCACCGATCCCGACGTCATCACGGTCGATCCGGCCTTCGGCCCCTACGTGGTTCCCAACAGCGCCATCCGCCGCCTCTGGACCGGCGCACTTTGGGCGGAGGGGCCGGCATGGAACAGCCTCGGCCGCTTCCTGATCTGGAGCGACATCCCGAACGACCGCCAGATGCGGTGGCTCGAGGAGGACGGGCATGTCGGCGTCTTCCGCAGCCGCAGCAACAACTCGAACGGCAACACCTTCGATCGCCAGGGCCGCCAGATCTCCTGCGAGCACATCACCCGGCGGGTGGTGCGCTACGAGCTCGATGGCTCAGCCACGATCCTGGCCGACCGCTTCGACGGCAAGCCGTTCAATTCACCCAACGACGTCGAGCAGCACGCCGACGGATCGTACTGGTTCACGGATCCGCCCTATGGCGGTCTCCTGTACGAGGGGATGCCGGACGAGGCGGGCGGCCCCTCGAACCCGCAGGGCCGGATCAATCCACGGCTCGGCCAGGCGGCCGGGATCGCCGTCGGCAAGCGCGCGCTCCCCAACGCGCTCTACCGCATCGACCCGACCGGCCGGATCGACCAGATCCTGACGGACGCGCAGGTGCCGAATCCAAACGGGCTGTGCTTCTCGCCCGACCACAAGACGCTCTACCTGTCCTCCACCGGGAAAGGCCCCGGCGATACCGGAGCCGGCGGCAAGGGCGAGATCTACGCCTTCGATGTCGGGGACGGCCCCAAGCTGTCGAACCAGCGGCTGTTCTCGGATTGCGTCGTGGACGGCGTGAAGTGCGGACCGGACGGCATGCGGGCCGATGTCGATGGCAACCTCTGGGTCGCGAGCAACGCGGGCCGGGCGGTCGGCTACAACGGTGTCACGGTGTGGTCGCCGCAGGGCAAGCTGATCGGCCGCATCCGCCTGCCCGAGGTCTGCGACAACCTCACCTTCGGCGGCCCGAAGCGGAACCGCCTGTTCATGACCGCGAGCCAGTCGCTCTACGCGGTCTATGTGAACACGCAGGGGGCGGGGCCGGCCTGA
- a CDS encoding DUF1285 domain-containing protein: protein MSEDPAPDPTLSRLGAALGDLPKRGLPPVETWNPPYCGPIDIRIAADGTWHHNGSPIRRDKMVKLFASILRREPDGRTVLVTPVESVGITVDDAAFVAVEMAVDGGGEDRRISFRTNVDDLVSVDSEHALRFEQEPDGALKPYLHVRRGLSALVTRALTYDLVELAEERVIDGRPWLGLWAGGTFHTIAPAEAA from the coding sequence ATGAGTGAGGATCCCGCCCCCGACCCGACCCTGAGCCGCCTCGGCGCCGCCTTGGGCGACCTGCCCAAGCGTGGGCTGCCGCCGGTCGAGACATGGAACCCGCCCTATTGCGGGCCCATCGACATCCGCATCGCCGCGGACGGAACCTGGCACCACAACGGCTCGCCGATCCGCCGGGATAAGATGGTGAAGCTGTTCGCCTCCATCCTGCGGCGCGAGCCGGATGGGCGGACGGTGCTGGTGACCCCCGTGGAGAGCGTCGGCATCACCGTGGACGACGCCGCCTTCGTGGCCGTCGAGATGGCGGTGGACGGAGGCGGGGAGGACCGGCGGATCTCGTTCCGGACCAATGTCGACGATCTCGTAAGCGTCGATTCGGAACATGCCTTGCGCTTCGAGCAGGAGCCCGATGGGGCTCTGAAGCCCTATCTTCATGTCCGGCGCGGGCTCTCGGCCCTGGTCACCCGCGCGCTCACCTACGATCTGGTGGAACTCGCCGAGGAGCGGGTGATCGACGGGCGGCCTTGGCTCGGCCTCTGGGCCGGCGGCACCTTCCACACGATCGCCCCGGCCGAGGCCGCGTGA
- a CDS encoding CoA pyrophosphatase has translation MSDPLAEFLARAASHLSPDPPGPDDPTSNPRGDHSLDPDGSAVIPPPPHRRAAVLVPVVFRTDGLRLVLTQRAANLRDHSGQVALPGGKIDPADPGPADAALREAHEEIGLAPDSVRLLGYLDPYLSGTGFLVTPVIGVVPADAAFTPNPSEVADVFEVPMPVLMDRDRYVLQARAWQGRTRRYYALTFEDRLIWGVTAGILNNLRERLYPETGPHPAG, from the coding sequence GTGAGCGACCCGCTCGCCGAATTCCTCGCCCGCGCCGCGTCCCACCTCTCCCCGGACCCACCGGGCCCGGACGACCCGACCTCGAATCCCCGGGGGGACCACAGTCTAGACCCGGACGGCAGCGCGGTGATCCCGCCGCCGCCGCACCGGCGGGCGGCAGTCCTTGTGCCGGTGGTGTTCCGGACGGACGGCCTGAGGCTGGTCCTGACCCAGCGGGCGGCCAACCTGCGCGACCATTCCGGGCAGGTCGCGCTGCCGGGCGGCAAGATCGACCCGGCCGATCCCGGACCCGCGGACGCAGCCCTTCGGGAGGCCCACGAGGAGATCGGGCTCGCACCCGACTCGGTCCGCCTGCTCGGCTATCTCGACCCCTACCTGTCCGGCACCGGGTTCCTCGTCACGCCGGTGATCGGCGTGGTCCCGGCCGACGCCGCCTTCACGCCGAACCCCAGCGAGGTCGCGGACGTGTTCGAGGTGCCGATGCCGGTGCTGATGGACCGGGACCGCTATGTTCTGCAGGCGCGGGCCTGGCAGGGACGCACCCGCCGGTACTATGCCCTGACCTTCGAGGACCGGCTGATCTGGGGCGTCACCGCCGGGATCCTGAACAACCTCCGGGAGCGCCTCTACCCGGAAACCGGCCCCCACCCCGCGGGATAA
- a CDS encoding DUF6111 family protein, whose amino-acid sequence MLRRLIEEFGLFLIPFVLFMAYLVLVGRNPMRRVHWDPHLVRLVLAGLAIVIGTLVYEGLFSERRAGGYVPTHMENGRLVPGGFK is encoded by the coding sequence ATGCTGCGCCGCCTCATCGAAGAGTTCGGCCTCTTCCTCATCCCGTTCGTGCTGTTCATGGCCTACCTGGTGCTCGTGGGCCGCAACCCGATGCGCCGGGTGCACTGGGACCCGCACCTCGTCCGTCTGGTCCTCGCCGGCCTCGCCATCGTCATCGGGACGCTGGTCTACGAGGGCTTGTTCTCGGAGCGCAGGGCCGGCGGCTACGTGCCGACCCATATGGAGAACGGCCGTCTGGTGCCGGGCGGCTTCAAGTGA
- a CDS encoding CCA tRNA nucleotidyltransferase, with amino-acid sequence MSQAALDYGALAALLGQPGVRRALAALDVPHAETRLVGGCVRDALLGSPSADIDLTTTLLPDAVMDAARKAQGLKAVPTGIEHGTVTLVTEDGPVEVTTLREDVETDGRHAVVRFGGDFARDAERRDFTVNALSLGADGRLHDTVGGLADLKAGRVRFIGDPGTRIREDALRILRFFRFHARFGAGPPDQAGLAACVAARDALDRLSRERVRAEFVKLLAARNGTQMVAVLSATGLLQRITGGVAELGRLDRAFAAALSPVMRLAALSVGGRHDADRLRERLRLSKQEHALLSGYADALADLHGRADIDPLTARALVAEHGLPLLKETLTIVSGEPRPVVKDEARQALDSLSGAGGAPRFPLAGADLVAAGLPAGPAIGRGLAAARELWLERGCPADTEARAELLERALASARAFSLRA; translated from the coding sequence GTGAGCCAGGCCGCCCTCGATTACGGCGCGCTCGCGGCCCTGCTGGGCCAGCCGGGCGTACGCCGGGCACTCGCCGCCCTCGATGTTCCGCACGCCGAGACCCGCCTGGTCGGCGGCTGCGTGCGCGACGCGCTGCTGGGCAGCCCGTCCGCCGACATCGACCTCACGACCACGCTGTTGCCGGACGCCGTGATGGATGCCGCCCGGAAGGCGCAAGGCCTCAAGGCGGTGCCCACCGGGATCGAGCACGGCACGGTCACCCTGGTGACCGAGGACGGGCCGGTCGAGGTCACGACCCTGCGCGAGGATGTCGAGACCGATGGCCGCCATGCGGTGGTCCGGTTCGGTGGCGATTTCGCCCGGGATGCCGAGCGGCGCGACTTCACCGTCAACGCCCTCTCCCTGGGAGCCGACGGGCGCCTGCACGATACGGTCGGCGGTCTCGCCGATCTGAAGGCCGGGCGGGTGCGCTTCATCGGCGATCCCGGGACCCGGATCCGCGAGGATGCGCTCCGGATCCTGCGCTTCTTCCGCTTCCACGCCCGATTTGGCGCCGGCCCTCCTGATCAGGCGGGGCTCGCCGCTTGCGTCGCCGCCCGGGACGCCCTCGACCGGCTGTCCCGCGAGCGGGTCCGGGCCGAATTCGTGAAACTGCTGGCTGCCCGCAACGGCACCCAAATGGTCGCGGTCCTGAGCGCCACCGGGCTCCTTCAGCGGATCACCGGCGGCGTCGCAGAACTGGGGCGCCTGGATCGGGCGTTCGCCGCAGCGCTCTCGCCGGTGATGCGCCTCGCGGCCCTCTCGGTCGGCGGGCGGCACGATGCCGACCGGCTGCGCGAACGGCTGCGCCTGTCAAAGCAGGAGCACGCGCTGCTCAGCGGCTACGCGGATGCGCTGGCAGACCTCCACGGTCGCGCCGACATCGACCCACTCACGGCCCGGGCGCTCGTGGCCGAGCACGGCCTGCCGCTCCTGAAGGAAACGCTGACGATCGTGTCGGGCGAGCCCCGGCCTGTCGTGAAGGATGAGGCGCGGCAAGCGCTGGATTCGCTGAGCGGTGCAGGCGGTGCGCCGCGCTTCCCGCTCGCGGGGGCGGATCTCGTGGCCGCGGGCCTCCCGGCAGGTCCGGCCATCGGCCGTGGATTGGCAGCGGCCCGGGAACTCTGGTTGGAGCGCGGCTGCCCGGCCGATACCGAGGCGAGGGCCGAGCTGCTGGAGCGCGCGCTGGCGAGTGCCCGCGCGTTCTCTCTCAGAGCTTGA
- a CDS encoding F0F1 ATP synthase subunit epsilon, with protein MATFHFDFVGPERTLYSGEVTAVQLPGTEGEMTVMPGHAPVLTSLRVGVIVITESQGSGKRIYVRGGFADIGPTAVTVLAERAAPIEELTHESLDRDIEAAELQRDATEDLQKREDLNGQIVQLQETKALLKL; from the coding sequence ATGGCCACCTTCCACTTCGATTTCGTCGGCCCCGAGCGGACGCTGTATTCCGGCGAGGTGACGGCCGTTCAGCTCCCCGGCACCGAGGGCGAGATGACTGTGATGCCGGGCCATGCCCCGGTCCTGACGTCCTTGCGGGTCGGCGTCATCGTGATCACCGAGAGCCAGGGCAGCGGCAAACGGATCTACGTCCGCGGCGGCTTCGCGGATATCGGCCCGACCGCCGTGACCGTCCTCGCCGAGCGCGCCGCGCCGATCGAGGAGCTCACCCACGAATCCCTTGACCGGGATATCGAGGCGGCCGAGTTGCAGCGCGACGCCACCGAAGATCTGCAGAAGCGCGAAGATCTGAACGGCCAGATCGTCCAGCTCCAGGAGACCAAGGCGCTCCTCAAGCTCTGA
- the atpD gene encoding F0F1 ATP synthase subunit beta: MANTAIPGAGSNKVGKIIQVIGPVVDVQFSDGHLPEILNALETKNNGARLVLEVAQQLGESTVRCVAMDTSEGLTRGQECTDTGEPIKVPVGMNTLGRIMNVIGEPIDEAGPVVCDTYRAIHQPAPSYADQSTEAQILVTGIKVVDLLAPYAKGGKIGLFGGAGVGKTVLIMELINNIAKVHSGYSVFAGVGERTREGNDLYHEMIESKVNLDPKENGGSAAGSKCALVYGQMNESPGARSRVALTGLTIAEQFRDEGQDVLFFVDNIFRFTQAGSEVSALLGRIPSAVGYQPTLATDMGALQERITTTNKGSITSVQAIYVPADDLTDPAPAASFAHLDATTVLSRSIAEKGIYPAVDPLDSTSRMLSPAILGEEHYDVARRVQQTLQRYKALQDIIAILGMDELSEEDKLTVARARKIERFFSQPFSVAEVFTGSPGVQVQLEDTIKGFKGLVNGDYDDLPEAAFYMVGTIEQAQEKAKKLKAA, encoded by the coding sequence ATGGCGAACACCGCAATCCCCGGCGCCGGCTCCAACAAGGTCGGCAAGATCATCCAGGTCATCGGCCCCGTGGTCGACGTGCAGTTCAGCGACGGCCACCTGCCGGAGATCCTGAACGCCCTGGAAACCAAGAACAACGGCGCCCGCCTCGTTCTCGAAGTCGCCCAGCAGCTCGGCGAGAGCACCGTCCGCTGCGTCGCCATGGACACGTCCGAGGGCCTCACCCGCGGTCAGGAGTGCACGGACACCGGCGAGCCGATCAAGGTTCCGGTGGGCATGAACACCCTCGGCCGGATCATGAACGTCATCGGCGAGCCCATCGACGAGGCTGGCCCGGTGGTGTGTGACACCTACCGCGCCATCCACCAGCCGGCCCCGTCCTACGCCGACCAGTCGACCGAGGCGCAGATCCTGGTGACCGGCATCAAGGTCGTCGACCTGCTCGCCCCCTACGCGAAGGGCGGAAAGATCGGCCTGTTCGGCGGCGCCGGCGTCGGCAAGACCGTGCTGATCATGGAGCTGATCAACAACATCGCGAAGGTGCACTCGGGCTACTCGGTGTTCGCCGGCGTCGGTGAGCGTACGCGTGAGGGCAACGATCTCTACCACGAGATGATCGAGTCCAAGGTGAACCTGGACCCGAAGGAGAATGGCGGCTCGGCCGCGGGCTCCAAGTGCGCCCTGGTCTACGGTCAGATGAACGAGTCGCCCGGCGCCCGCTCGCGGGTCGCGCTCACCGGCCTGACCATCGCGGAGCAGTTCCGCGACGAAGGCCAGGACGTGCTGTTCTTCGTGGACAACATCTTCCGCTTCACGCAGGCCGGTTCCGAGGTGTCGGCGCTTCTCGGCCGCATCCCGTCGGCCGTCGGCTATCAGCCGACGCTCGCCACGGACATGGGCGCGCTGCAGGAGCGCATCACCACAACCAACAAGGGTTCGATCACCTCGGTGCAGGCGATCTACGTGCCGGCCGACGATCTGACCGACCCGGCGCCCGCCGCCTCGTTCGCCCACCTCGACGCCACGACGGTGCTGTCGCGCTCGATCGCCGAGAAGGGCATCTACCCGGCCGTGGATCCGCTGGATTCGACCTCGCGCATGCTGTCGCCGGCCATCCTCGGTGAGGAGCACTACGACGTCGCCCGCCGGGTGCAGCAGACCCTGCAGCGCTACAAGGCGCTCCAGGACATCATCGCGATCCTGGGCATGGACGAGCTGTCCGAGGAGGATAAGCTCACTGTCGCCCGCGCCCGCAAGATCGAGCGCTTCTTCTCGCAGCCCTTCTCGGTGGCCGAGGTGTTCACCGGCTCGCCGGGCGTGCAGGTGCAGTTGGAAGACACCATCAAGGGCTTCAAGGGCCTGGTGAACGGCGACTACGACGACCTGCCGGAGGCTGCCTTCTACATGGTTGGCACGATCGAGCAGGCTCAGGAGAAGGCCAAGAAGCTCAAGGCCGCGTAA
- a CDS encoding F0F1 ATP synthase subunit gamma — protein sequence MASLKDLRNRITSVKATQKITKAMQMVAAAKLRRAQMAAEAGRPFAEKMAQVLGNLAGNLVGGVGAPKLLSGTGADQTHLLVVCTGDRGLCGAFNSSIVRLAVREYILKLTAEGKTVKIMTVGKKGNDQLRRLYRDQIVESMDIRGNRPVDYEFAAEIASKILTRFEAGEFDVATLFYSEFRSVISQIPTAQRLIPAELPAVDTSAKAGIGNAALEFEPSEEAILETLLPKNLTVQVYRALLENAASEQGARMSAMDSATRNAGEMIKKQTLIYNRTRQAMITKELIEIISGAEAL from the coding sequence ATGGCGAGTTTGAAGGACCTGCGCAACCGCATCACCTCGGTGAAGGCGACGCAGAAGATCACCAAGGCCATGCAGATGGTCGCGGCCGCCAAGCTGCGCCGGGCGCAGATGGCCGCCGAGGCCGGCCGTCCCTTCGCGGAAAAGATGGCCCAGGTGCTCGGCAACCTGGCGGGCAACCTGGTCGGTGGCGTGGGCGCCCCGAAGCTGCTCTCCGGGACCGGCGCCGATCAGACCCATCTTCTGGTCGTCTGCACCGGCGATCGCGGCCTCTGCGGCGCGTTCAACTCCTCGATCGTCCGCTTGGCGGTCCGGGAATACATTCTGAAGCTCACCGCCGAGGGCAAGACCGTCAAGATCATGACGGTCGGCAAGAAGGGCAACGACCAGCTGCGGCGCCTGTATCGCGACCAGATCGTCGAGAGCATGGATATCCGCGGCAACCGCCCGGTGGACTACGAGTTCGCCGCCGAGATCGCCAGCAAGATCCTGACGCGCTTCGAAGCCGGCGAGTTCGACGTCGCGACCCTGTTCTACTCCGAATTCCGGTCGGTGATCTCGCAGATCCCCACCGCGCAGCGGCTGATCCCGGCGGAACTGCCGGCGGTCGATACCTCTGCGAAGGCTGGGATCGGCAACGCCGCGCTGGAATTCGAGCCGTCCGAGGAGGCGATCCTGGAGACGCTCCTGCCGAAGAACCTCACCGTGCAGGTCTATCGGGCGCTCCTGGAGAACGCGGCATCCGAGCAGGGGGCGCGCATGAGCGCCATGGACTCGGCAACCCGCAACGCCGGCGAGATGATCAAGAAGCAGACGCTGATCTACAACCGTACGCGTCAGGCCATGATCACCAAAGAACTCATCGAGATCATCTCGGGCGCGGAAGCTCTCTGA